The Mytilus trossulus isolate FHL-02 chromosome 3, PNRI_Mtr1.1.1.hap1, whole genome shotgun sequence genome contains a region encoding:
- the LOC134711768 gene encoding dynein regulatory complex protein 8-like, which produces MADAEQKENADSLIADIQKRITDAFEIFDNESNQTVDVREISTIIRSLGCVPSEAELQDILAEIEEEEPTGYIRFEKFLPMMTKTLMERKYKPQPEDMILKAFHVLDQEGKGFLLAEELTKYMMEEGEPFTQEEMDEMLSAAVDPDKGTVLYKDYASQMTIDEL; this is translated from the exons atGCTGAACAGAAGGAAAACGCTG attcTTTAATAGCTGATATACAGAAAAGAATAACAGatgcatttgaaatttttgacaatGAAAGCAATCAGACAGTTGATGTCAG agaAATAAGTACCATCATTAGATCATTAGGTTGTGTTCCAAGTGAAGCAGAATTACAAGACATTTTGGCAGAG atAGAGGAGGAGGAACCTACAGGATATATACGATTTGAAAAGTTTTTACCAAtgatgacaaaaacattaatgGAAAGAAA ATATAAACCACAACCTGAAGATATGATATTAAAAGCATTCCACGTATTAGATCAGGAGGGAAAAGGCTTTCTGTTGGCAGAGGAacttacaaaatatatgatgGAAGAAG GTGAACCCTTCACACAAGAAGAAATGGATGAGATGTTATCAGCGGCTGTTGATCCAGACAAAGGGACTGTACTCTATAAAGACTATGCTTCACAAATGACCATTGATGAACTGTGA